A genome region from Euphorbia lathyris chromosome 4, ddEupLath1.1, whole genome shotgun sequence includes the following:
- the LOC136226201 gene encoding uncharacterized protein, translating to MENVSSSIKKLKHFRYLHVSNTMLNWSPKSITEIRMLQVLTLSNCNCEQLPLLGNLPFLKFLKISHMERVKCVVNESYECNSSRHVWWLFPSLISLSLSWMENLTEWSLASHGNIFHRLENLSIQCCPKLAGFPMRDLSALVKIEIKDCEELRFIFDEHKSFPSITSLSVVGCSKLTYLRNWLLSNESYKDFEIIRCEWLKFIPEDLGMQSSLISLQIYCCKGLEFFSEEILCKLTQLRKLSIGAFSENLDDFRYLNRIKDLRRLEELEIWGSDVFGRKMSVLPNQLQQLYSLQCLKIKGFTAMEALPEWLGDLQSLEAISLNYCWHLQHQSTAAIIQRLSKLSHVYIYGCHALEEHKSQWKEFSGQEGGLEICENLLSVHLV from the exons ATGGAAAATGTGTCATCATCTATTAAGAAGTTGAAACATTTCAGATATCTTCATGTTTCAAATACAATGCTAAATTGGTCGCCTAAATCCATCACCGAGATCCGTATGCTTCAAGTTTTGACTCTCTCAAATTGTAACTGTGAACAACTACCACTCCTTGGAAATCTTCCTTTTCTGAAATTTCTTAAGATAAGTCATATGGAAAGAGTGAAATGCGTAGTTAACGAGTCATACGAATGCAATAGCAGTCGACATGTGTGGTGGCTTTTTCCATCATTGATATCATTGTCTCTAAGTTGGATGGAGAATTTAACTGAATGGagtcttgcatctcatggtaaCATATTTCATCGACTTGAAAATTTGTCCATTCAATGTTGTCCTAAATTGGCAGGTTTTCCAATGAGAGATCTTTCGGCACTGGTGAAGATAGAAATCAAAGATTGTGAAGAATTGAGGTTCATATTTGATGAACACAAGTCCTTCCCTTCTATTACAAGTCTATCCGTTGTAGGATGTTCGAAATTGACTTATCTTCGAAACTGGCTTCTATCCAACGAGTCTTATAAGGACTTCGAAATAATAAGATGTGAATGGCTGAAGTTCATTCCAGAAGATTTGGGGATGCAAAGCTCTTTAATCTCCTTACAGATATATTGCTGTAAAGGATTGGAATTTTTCTCTGAGGAGATATTATGCAAACTCACTCAACTGAGGAAATTAAGCATTGGTGCATTCTCAGAGAATTTGGATGATTTCCGTTATTTGAATCGAATCAAAGACCTTAGACGTCTTGAGGAGTTAGAAATCTGGGGATCTGATGTTTTCGGTCGGAAAATGTCTGTTCTACCAAATCAACTTCAACAACTTTATAGCCTCCAGTGTTTGAAGATAAAAGGGTTCACAGCAATGGAAGCATTGCCAGAGTGGTTGGGTGATCTTCAATCTCTTGAAGCCATTTCTCTTAACTATTGTTGGCATCTCCAGCATCAATCAACAGCTGCAATAATACAACGGCTCTCCAAATTAAGCCATGTCTACATTTATGGCTGTCATGCTCTTGAGGAACATAAATCCCAATGGAAGGAGTTTTCAG GTCAAGAAGGCGGGCTAGAGATTTGCGAGAATTTGTTATCAGTCCACCTTGTGTGA
- the LOC136226200 gene encoding disease resistance protein RGA2-like: protein MTEKSFTYLGKLLTNLIKLIPIDIEDLKLFWGFEDELNQLRESLVAIADLVEDAEQKQETVENARRWLRYLKETAYEADDLLSELAYETTRLQKVHSFSSISRAINNVGKAKFRSQMVSKLMKVNQSLQNIQRDSLSLQLSSVPHNVEDMLSQNRLSTDSILDDLVVGRKADVAKIVNLITGSCYKQFTVVYIIGKDGIGKTTLTELVCQKVMALTRKPFDVIIWLRVSKSFTAPKIMEQMLRFLNASMRGLTSEDEILQQLKKELASKIFLLVLDDVWNDDQHQWKLLDTLLLRVCTNNGNAILVTTISEGVSYVMGTSSEHSIKLRLLSKDECWFILKERAFRNVITPVPSNLEAIGREIANICGGIPLIANVLGVMMGFNRDEEAWLKIRDFDDFKESHLPLIKQIFHNLPSYLKSCLAFCSFFPRSFVTRKEELICLWMAEGVVESCDMGNKCFDALLASSLLQEVERDDNDDVILCKMHNLVYNLLYHLCISDIFSEYREYTGRASSNYHFYADDYYVPGSMNILKRRANKLRTIMVSGAPNKEIWKVKGLRSLHLNVADMDILPSSIGKMKHLRYLGVSISKTKELSESITKLYHLQTLNLSNSSIKELPEFITKLFNLQTLNLSNSNIEKLPESISKLHSLQTLDVSNSDIKELPESITKLHNLQTLDVSNSDIKELPESIIELCNLHTLKFLECKELTKLPRKKINNLISLKHIAFSYEHQMPFGLGKLNGLETLLFFVVGSDFGGSIEELQCLSKLRGDLKITRLEEVGDKKEVERANLKGKTEIQGLSFQWSYGANARNSRDEELLEGLQPHPNIKRIKIKYYMGEKWPSWMLRMKSPGDGDSFGVINNLVDLRLERCSNCVQLPCLGDLPHLKFLKMNHLGKVKQVDNEFYGIDRESSSIGCLRLFPALKSLSISQMENLTEWSCPSYDNKVVVFPCLENLSIQSCAKLTGFPMSDLFELVKLEIRDCEELRILFDKQQSFPFLTSLSIAGCSKLTDLRNWLLSYVSFKELSVRRCEWLIFIPKDLGKVSCLTSLEIYCCKRLRYFPDEILCNLTQLQNLSIGAFSEELDDFCYLNGIKDIRCLQELEIWGSDFFGREMCCLPIKLQHITALKSLKIMGFTRMEALPEWLTNLQSLQSLSLDNCGHLGCPSTATVIRRLCSLNHLSINCCPILEECKAEWLQSLETKRIKVEFSHVSNVRVRLGY from the exons ATGACTGAGAAAAGCTTTACTTACCTGGGGAAACTACTAACCAACTTGATCAAGTTAATCCCAATTGACATTGAAGATctgaaactattttggggatttGAAGACGAACTCAACCAGCTTCGTGAATCACTAGTTGCGATTGCCGATCTCGTGGAAGATGCAGAGCAGAAACAGGAGACAGTGGAGAATGCAAGACGGTGGCTGAGATATCTGAAAGAAACAGCTTATGAAGCTGACGACTTGCTTTCTGAGTTGGCTTATGAAACTACTCGACTTCAGAAG GTTCATAGCTTCTCTTCAATTTCAAGAGCCATCAACAATGTTGGAAAGGCTAAATTTCGTAGCCAAATGGTGTCTAAGCTTATGAAAGTGAACCAGTCACTACAAAATATTCAGAGGGACAGTCTATCCCTTCAGCTTAGTTCAGTGCCACACAATGTGGAGGATATGTTGTCTCAGAATAGGTTGTCAACAGACTCAATCCTTGACGATTTAGTTGTAGGAAGGAAAGCCGATGTTGCAAAAATTGTCAATCTGATTACTGGATCCTGCTATAAACAATTTACGGTTGTTTACATTATAGGAAAGGATGGTATAGGAAAGACGACTTTAACTGAACTTGTGTGTCAAAAAGTCATGGCTTTAACCAGAAAACCTTTTGATGTTATAATATGGCTGCGCGTTTCTAAGTCTTTTACTGCACCTAAAATTATGGAACAAATGTTGCGATTTTTGAATGCATCGATGCGGGGCTTAACCAGTGAAGATGAAATTCTTCAACAACTTAAGAAAGAGTTGGCGAGTAAAATATTTCTTTTGGTTCTAGATGATGTTTGGAATGATGATCAACATCAATGGAAACTTTTAGATACTCTGTTGTTAAGAGTTTGTACAAACAATGGAAATGCTATTCTTGTCACAACTATTTCGGAGGGTGTTTCATACGTTATGGGCACTTCATCTGAGCATAGTATTAAGCTTCGTTTATTGTCTAAGGATGAGTGTTGGTTCATTTTGAAGGAAAGGGCATTTAGAAATGTAATAACACCAGTCCCATCAAATTTAGAGGCTATAGGAAGGGAAATTGCAAATATATGTGGAGGAATTCCATTAATTGCAAATGTTTTGGGAGTAATGATGGGATTTAATAGGGATGAAGAAGCATGGTTGAAAATTAGAGATTTTGATGATTTTAAAGAAAGCCATTTGCCTTTGATCAAACAAATTTTTCATAACTTGCCCTCATATTTAAAGTCATGCCTTGCATTCTGCTCATTTTTTCCACGAAGCTTCGTGACTAGAAAGGAAGAGTTGATTTGCTTATGGATGGCTGAGGGGGTTGTTGAGTCATGTGACATGGGCAACAAATGCTTTGATGCGTTACTTGCAAGTTCCTTGTTGCAAGAAGTAGAAAGAGATGATAATGACGATGTCATACTATGCAAGATGCACAATCTTGTGTACAATCTTCTATATCATTTGTGCATATCTGATATATTCAGTGAGTACAGAGAATACACAGGTAGAGCATCTTCCAACTATCATTTCTATGCAGATGATTATTATGTACCAGGTTCGATGAATATTCTAAAGCGTAGGGCCAATAAGTTGCGTACTATTATGGTCAGCGGTGCTCCAAATAAAGAGATATGGAAGGTGAAAGGATTGCGGAGTCTGCACTTGAATGTTGCTGATATGGATATATTGCCATCATCAATTGGGAAAATGAAACATTTGAGGTATCTTGGTGTCTCAATTTCTAAAACCAAAGAGCTGTCTGAGTCAATCACCAAGCTATACCATCTTCAAACTTTGAATCTCTCAAATTCTAGCATCAAAGAATTGCCTGAATTCATCACCAAACTTTTCAATCTTCAAACTTTGAATCTCTCAAATTCTAACATCGAAAAGTTGCCTGAATCCATCAGCAAGCTCCACAGTCTTCAAACTTTGGATGTCTCAAATTCCGACATCAAAGAATTGCCTGAATCAATCACCAAGCTCCACAATCTTCAAACTTTGGATGTCTCAAATTCTGACATCAAAGAGTTGCCTGAATCAATCATTGAGCTCTGCAATCTCCATACTTTGAAATTCCTTGAATGCAAGGAACTTACCAAGCTTCCTAGAAAGAAGATTAACAATCTGATCAGTTTGAAGCATATTGCTTTTTCTTATGAGCACcagatgccatttggtttgggAAAGCTAAATGGTCTCGAGACATTGCTATTCTTTGTTGTGGGTTCCGACTTTGGAGGTAGCATTGAAGAACTTCAATGCTTAAGCAAACTAAGAGGGGACTTGAAAATAACAAGGCTTGAGGAGGTGGGTGATAAGAAAGAAGTCGAGAGAGCAAATTTGAAGGGGAAAACAGAAATACAAGGACTTAGTTTTCAATGGAGTTATGGAGCAAATGCTAGAAATTCAAGGGACGAGGAACTGCTGGAAGGCCTTCAACCTCATCCaaacataaaaagaataaagattAAGTATTATATGGGAGAAAAATGGCCGTCATGGATGTTGAGGATGAAGAGTCCTGGTGATGGTGATTCTTTTGGAGTCATTAATAATTTGGTGGATCTTAGGTTAGAACGGTGCAGCAACTGCGTACAACTCCCTTGCCTTGGAGATCTTCCTCATCTTAAATTTCTGAAGATGAATCACTTGGGAAAAGTGAAGCAAGTAGATAATGAGTTCTACGGGATTGACAGGGAAAGCAGTAGCATTGGATGCTTGAGGTTATTTCCAGCACTGAAATCATTGTCTATAAGCCAGATGGAGAATTTGACAGAATGGAGCTGTCCATCGTATGACAATAAGGTTGTTGTGTTTCCTTGTCTTGAAAACTTGTCCATTCAATCTTGTGCTAAATTGACAGGTTTTCCAATGAGTGATCTGTTCGAACTTGTGAAGCTAGAAATCAGAGATTGTGAGGAATTGAGAATCCTATTTGATAAGCAGCAGTCCTTCCCCTTTCTAACAAGTCTATCAATTGCTGGATGTTCAAAATTAACAGATCTTCGAAACTGGCTTTTATCTTACGTGAGTTTCAAGGAATTGAGTGTAAGAAGATGTGAATGGCTGATATTTATTCCAAAAGATTTAGGGAAGGTGAGTTGTTTAACCTCCTTAGAGATATATTGTTGTAAAAGATTGAGATATTTTCCAGATGAGATATTATGCAATCTCACTCAGTTGCAGAATTTAAGTATTGGTGCATTCTCAGAGGAGTTGGATGATTTTTGTTATCTGAATGGAATCAAAGACATTCGATGCCTTCAAGAGTTAGAAATATGGGGATCTGATTTTTTTGGTCGTGAAATGTGTTGTCTACCAATAAAACTTCAACACATCACTGCCCTGAAATCATTGAAGATAATGGGATTCACAAGGATGGAAGCATTACCAGAATGGTTGACAAATCTTCAGTCTCTTCAGTCCCTTTCTCTGGATAACTGTGGGCATCTTGGCTGTCCATCAACAGCTACAGTCATACGACGCCTCTGCAGTTTAAATCATCTCAGCATTAATTGCTGCCCCATTCTCGAGGAATGTAAAGCTGAATGGTTGCAGTCTTTGGAAACCAAAAGAATCAAAGTTGAGTTTTCACATGTCTCCAATGTCAGAGTCCGTTTGGGATATTAG